The genomic segment caactaacaatcattttcattattgattaatctgtccATTCTTTTTtgattcaaatgtatttatttcttaatCGATAAATATTTTCCAAAGCCAATTCTTcaaatgttttgatttgtgAAGACCAACAATCCACACCCCAAGAATATTTGGGATGGGAATTTCTAGGAACCTCATGATATGATTCAGTGGACTTTGATGCAATGATAAAACTGTTATTGATGGTCTGTAgtcttattattttaaaaggttaactgcattaattaaaatgaattaattaaaagcATCTTACAGTCCCCGTGTGAGAATAAGAAAATGAGGTGGAGGCCGAGTGCTCAACTGCGTTATTAACgtcatgtctccagcagtggagagcagcctctctgctgcaccatCACTATCCAACATGCTGAGCATGGGCAAGGTTGTTGAGGTGAAACAACCTAAGAATCAGTTTAAATTTATCATACAATGCTGTAGAGTGTGTTGTATGTCTTGTTTGATACTGCTGTTTGCTGCTCCACTctgttaaaatgattaaaaatgattcattgatATTCAAAATGGTAGGTGATTAATTTAAAGCTATAGTGCAGgacttttaaatataaatgaacatttttagtTCACACAATGTTGATTAAGCCTGTCACTGCCACATAAATATCTGTGTTTCACCAAAACTGAAGCTTTTAATCTGGCGTCAGGTTTGACATTCCCCGATTGGATCGAATTTTGATAGTGAAAGGTTAATTTAATCATATTCTAATGTTTTGGATAATACGAGCACATTTGTtgagtttaatgtttaatttgttaTGTTTAACACAGATGGCATCGGGTTGtcactttgttttcttcctgtgtttgaCCAGTGGACTGTTCATTGCAGGAACTGTAAGTTAAACTTCCAAAGTGTCCTTGTCTCTCTTTTGTTGTAGGAGAATAAAAGTCTTAGAAATTACTGTCATACACAACTACATTGTTTTCCCATTACACTGTGGTTTAACAAGTGATCATCACCAtgattacaaacacattttcaaatgaatgaggcACTACATCTTCATAGCCTATTGAAACCATGGGGAGGTGGGTCTGAAACCTGAGAGACTGTCACCAGAGATCAAAGTTCACATGTTCATATTCCACATACACCACGGTCTACATGTTAGTTTTGTCACATTATTTGCTACATAAAATTCTGTTGAGCTGCTGAGTTAATCACTGAAATGATTCCCAGCTTATTAAACGATGTGTTCATGTTCACAGGTCACACAGTCGGCCACAGATAACGAGCAAGGTTGGTAACTGTGTTTGGCTTTATTTGGTTGTAATAATTCCAATTAGAGGTGTGCGATGTATGTCCCTCACTTTGAGCGTCTATGCATTCACTTTCAACAAGCCATCAACACTAATAAAATCATTGCTTTGATGACTTGTAGATCAGTTGTGGACTTAACTGAGCATGCATATTGTTCACTACGCTGCAAGTTACCAAACTAGAATATCTGCATAAACATATGCATGGCTGaaataagttaaaatgagtGAACGTTACTCTTAGTCTGAGAGTACCAACTATTTAGGATTAAAACATGAGACTTCTTGCTGAATTgattgtttggtccataaaatgtcagataatgGTGATAAATGTTATTCACTTTCCTAAAGTATAAGATGCAACCTCACTTGACATGTACATTTGAATTTGCATCGGATTAACATGTTCAATAATCACTAATGACTGTAATGTCCACATGTGCAGCTTATTTCTAACATGATAAGTGTTTTGCAGTGTCTGGTTGTCCCTCCGGTTGGACTCAGTTTGGCTCTCGCTGCTTCATTTTCTATCACCAGGGAAGGACATGGAATGATGCAGAGGTATTCGATTCAACAAAAACTATTATTCCTTTATTTACACTGTTTCTATGTTGAGGAACAACTTTCCACTAAATgtccaaatgttaaaaaatgaatagtGCTTATAGCAGTCTGGTCAGGACTTGATTATGGAAAAGGGTCACAGATTCAAAATtaaatcttcaaatgacaatttTACTTTAACCACCAAACTGTCGTTGCTTAACTGAGGTATTTTGATGTGGGTGTATGTTATTGCATTGCAGGATTTACTTTATGTTGAACATTTTGTGTATCTTCATGTTTCTTTGGCTTTTAATATCTTGGAACCATGCTGTAGTCAGTGTTTTGACTTTCACATATCATCATATATGATGTTTGCAAAAAGACCCTTTTctattcctctctctttcttactctTTTTCTCTGTACTCCCAACCaaaaattttatttttatgtcacTGTGTCTCGCTCTGTTTCTCTAGCGTTTCTGCATCTCTATTGGTGGGAATCTGGCCTCCATCCACAGTGCTGATGAAAATGCCTTCCTCAGTGACCTGATTTTCAGAGTGTCTGGTTCTCGCCTCCGTACCTGGATTGGTGGCTATGACGCAGTGAAGGTGagatttatgatttatgtttaataaaagGTCAGAAAAGTGTCACTCACTTTTTTCCAAAGCCTAAGATTACATCCTCAAACAGCAAaccaaagacattcagtttactgtcaaaagaggactaaagaaaccagaatatatccacatttaagaagctggaattttgacttttttctcttaaaaaaaatacacaaaacgaAGTTAattcaaatgaatcaaattgcaattattacattttatattatttaatagtATCAATAAGGCCTACATCATCCTCAAAGACCCAACCCACCTGGCTCACACTGAGGCAGATGTTAcaggacaaaacacagacaagcagGTTAAAAAACGTTTTTTATCCTACAGCAATAAATGCTCTAAATGCTCCAAAAATCTGATCCTGTATTGCAACAGCAATTTCTTAGTGTAATATTAAGGAGAACTGTGCAATACTTATGGCACAAAGACAAATGCCTTGTGTGTGTACTTAatgttttagttagtttagtatttagttagttttagtagtaattactcatttattttattcctttaccagcactttctttctttttttgatttcAATTTGGTTGTACGTGTACattgacaataaagactatgtTGATACTTATTCTCAAATTGATTATTGACTGGTTGTTGCGTAGCAGATTTTAGATTTAATTTGCTGATATCTGCAGGGGAAAAAACTCAACAATCGTCTCTTCATTCATCAATAGTCAATCTGATCGTGAATCAGCACAAACCTACCTCGCACTCTTGGTCTGCACAAATCAGGACTTCATTGATATTTTCATCaaccaaacaattaatcagtGAATCcag from the Scomber japonicus isolate fScoJap1 chromosome 4, fScoJap1.pri, whole genome shotgun sequence genome contains:
- the LOC128357717 gene encoding galactose-specific lectin nattectin-like, translated to MSPAVESSLSAAPSLSNMLSMGKVVEVTQSATDNEQVSGCPSGWTQFGSRCFIFYHQGRTWNDAERFCISIGGNLASIHSADENAFLSDLIFRVSGSRLRTWIGGYDAVKEGTWFWSDGSKFSYFRWYIREPNNHGGREHCIEMNFGGLYWNDLPCYLGKHFVCGKDL